The Elephas maximus indicus isolate mEleMax1 chromosome 19, mEleMax1 primary haplotype, whole genome shotgun sequence genome contains a region encoding:
- the ZNF18 gene encoding zinc finger protein 18 isoform X3, with product MMPVDLGQPLVLLPPLAKAEDPPFPGPDAAPQGDVSGPETARQLFRQFRYQVMSGPQETLRQLRKLCFQWLQPEVHTKEQILELLMLEQFLTILPGEIQTWVRKQCPGSGEEAVTLVESLKGDPRRLWQWISIQVLGQEIFSEKTESPSCQVGEAESHHDVMLQELGLPNSASEPAEQPNHIVKEESDAEQELVMVASQLLARPEERLVRDQDLGASLLEASSQEQWRHLDSTQKEHYWDLMLETYGKMVSGGDRQENNKENLNLENYRDQEPPDAPRYISGEVPSQASSSGFFSEDEPRHFGEGEHLREAQGNLQGEGRGEQLSPQEKSSGKQPGQHLSDSHSGDLSALWVEEKPEAPQKGQLRPPMAQKLPTCRECGKTFYRNSQLVFHQRTHTGETYFQCATCKKAFLCSSDFVKHQRIHSGEKPCKCDYCGKGFSDFFVLRHHEKIHTGEKPYKCLICEKSFIYRSNFNRHQRVHTGEKPYKCSRCGKTFSWISSLDKHQRSHLGKKPFQ from the exons ATGATGCCAGTTGACCTGGGACAGCCCCTGGTCCTGCTGCCACCACTGGCAAAGGCTGAGGACCCCCCATTCCCTGGACCAGATGCTGCCCCTCAAGGAGATGTCTCCGGCCCTGAAACTGCCCGGCAGCTTTTTAGGCAGTTTCGATACCAGGTGATGTCTGGGCCCCAGGAGACCCTGAGACAGCTCCGGAAGCTGTGTTTCCAGTGGCTACAGCCGGAGGTTCACACCAAGGAGCAGATCCTGGAGCTCCTCATGTTGGAGCAGTTCCTGACCATCCTGCCCGGGGAGATCCAGACATGGGTGCGGAAACAGTGCCCGGGCAGCGGAGAGGAGGCAGTGACCCTGGTGGAGAGCTTGAAGGGAGACCCCCGGAGACTGTGGCAGTGG ATCAGCATCCAAGTTCTAGGACAGGAAATCTTCTCAGAGAAGACGGAATCTCCAAGCTGCCAGGTGGGGGAGGCTGAGTCCCATCATGACGTGATGCTTCAGGAGCTGGGACTTCCGAATTCAGCCTCAGAGCCTGCTGAGCAACCAAACCACATTGTGAAAGAGGAATCCGACGCTGAGCAAGAGTTAG TGATGGTTGCCTCCCAGCTCCTTGCCCGACCTGAGGAAAGACTTGTCAGAGATCAGGACCTTGGAGCCTCACTTCTCGAAGCATCATCTCAG gAGCAGTGGAGGCACCTGGATTCTACTCAAAAGGAACACTACTGGGATCTCATGCTGGAGACCTATGGGAAAATGGTCTCAGGAG gagATAGGCAGGAGAATAACAAAGAGAACTTAAACTTGGAAAATTATAGGGATCAGGAACCTCCAGATGCCCCCCGTTACATCTCAGGAGAGGTCCCTTCTCAGGCCTCCTCGAGTGGCTTCTTCAGTGAGGATGAGCCAAGACACTTTGGAGAAGGAGAGCATCTACGTGAGGCACAGGGAAACCTCcaaggagaagggagaggggaacAGCTCTCTCCTCAGGAAAAGAGTTCTGGGAAGCAGCCAGGCCAGCATTTGTCAGATTCTCACTCAGGAGACCTGTCTGCGCTGTGGGTCGAGGAGAAGCCAGAGGCCCCCCAGAAAGGTCAGCTGAGACCCCCCATGGCCCAGAAGCTCCCTACCTGCAGAGAGTGTGGAAAAACCTTTTACAGGAATTCTCAGCTTGTGTTTCACCAAAGGACTCACACTGGAGAGACGTACTTTCAGTGTGCCACCTGCAAAAAAGCCTTTCTGTGTAGTTCAGACTTTGTGAAGCATCAGAGAATCCACTCAGGAGAGAAGCCTTGCAAGTGCGATTACTGTGGGAAAGGCTTCAGCGACTTCTTCGTATTGCGCCACCATGAGAAAATCCACACGGGAGAGAAACCATATAAATGTCTCATCTGTGAGAAAAGTTTCATTTACAGGTCAAACTTTAATAGACATCAGAGGGTCCACACGGGAGAGAAACCTTATAAATGCTCCCGCTGTGGGAAAACCTTCAGCTGGATCTCGAGCCTCGATAAACATCAAAGATCCCACTTGGGTAAGAAACCCTTTCAATAG